In one Sphingobium indicum B90A genomic region, the following are encoded:
- a CDS encoding ligase-associated DNA damage response DEXH box helicase, whose product MNQRLPEPLEQWFTSRGWTPRHHQTEMLSAARSGRHALLVAPTGAGKTLAGFLPTLADLIENPGEGLHTLYVSPLKALAVDVRRNLLTPIEEMGLPIRVETRTGDTPSDRKARQRARPPQILLTTPESLSLLLSYADSFLMFAGLKTVIIDEVHAFATQKRGDILNLSLSRLQSINPGLRRVALSATVADVDAYRAWLAPDGDIGAVTPVMGEAGAEPHVAILIPDGRIPWSGHSGKYAAKQVMEEIERRATTLVFCNTRGLAELIFQSLWSVNEANLPIAIHHGSLSIEARRKVEAAMAAGKLRALVATASLDLGVDWGNVDCVIQMGAPKGSSRLLQRIGRANHRLDTPSEAILIPGNRFEYLEARAALDAVEAGERDTDDFRPGSLDVLAQHVMGLACAAPFREEELLAEIRSATPYSALTEEAFANVLHFIEGGGYALRAYDRFKRLTHDPDGTWRVSHPRFVQQHRLNAGIIVDQPVLDVRFANGRKLGTVEEGFAATLRPGDSFFFSGMALEAVRMDTTDLVVRATSKQARIPTWGGTRMAMSTRLADRVRHFLAEPDQWSRFPDDVRDWLEVQKYRSALPEPGQLLIETFPHEGRHYLVCYSFEGWNAHQSLGMLLTRRMDAQGLMPMGFVSNDYALAVYGLKPVTDPQSLFSADILDHEFIQWVEQSSLLKRAFRDVAVISGLIERQHPGKRKTGRQVTFSTDLIYDVLRKYQPDHLLLKAAWADARARMTDVGRLGDLIDRASATMLHVDLDRVSPLAVPVLILIGREQVAQHAVEDALLIEAEALVAEAMRPD is encoded by the coding sequence ATGAACCAACGCCTACCCGAACCGCTGGAGCAATGGTTCACATCCCGCGGCTGGACGCCCCGCCACCACCAGACCGAGATGCTGAGCGCCGCCCGATCCGGTCGCCACGCGCTGCTCGTCGCTCCCACCGGCGCCGGCAAGACGCTGGCCGGTTTCCTGCCGACCCTCGCCGACCTCATCGAAAATCCGGGCGAAGGCCTCCACACCCTTTATGTCTCGCCGCTCAAGGCCCTTGCCGTCGACGTGCGCCGCAACCTCCTCACCCCCATCGAGGAAATGGGCCTGCCGATCCGCGTGGAGACCCGCACCGGCGACACGCCCTCCGACCGCAAGGCCCGCCAACGCGCGCGCCCGCCCCAGATCCTGCTCACGACGCCCGAATCGCTCTCGCTGCTGCTGAGCTATGCCGACAGTTTCCTGATGTTTGCGGGGCTGAAGACCGTCATCATCGATGAAGTCCACGCCTTCGCCACCCAGAAGCGCGGCGACATCCTCAACCTTTCGCTGTCCCGGCTCCAGAGCATCAACCCCGGCCTTCGCCGCGTCGCGCTGTCGGCCACGGTTGCGGATGTCGACGCCTATCGCGCCTGGCTGGCCCCGGACGGCGACATCGGCGCCGTCACCCCCGTCATGGGCGAGGCGGGCGCCGAACCCCATGTCGCCATCCTGATCCCCGACGGCCGCATTCCCTGGTCCGGCCACAGCGGCAAATATGCCGCCAAACAGGTGATGGAGGAAATCGAGCGCCGCGCCACCACGCTCGTCTTCTGCAACACGCGGGGCTTGGCCGAACTCATCTTCCAGTCCCTCTGGTCGGTGAACGAGGCGAACCTGCCCATCGCCATCCACCATGGCAGCCTGTCCATCGAGGCGCGGCGCAAGGTCGAAGCGGCGATGGCGGCGGGCAAGCTGCGCGCCCTGGTCGCCACCGCCTCGCTCGACCTGGGCGTGGACTGGGGCAATGTCGACTGCGTGATCCAGATGGGCGCGCCCAAGGGCAGTTCCCGCCTGCTCCAGCGCATCGGCCGCGCCAATCACCGGCTCGACACGCCCAGCGAGGCGATCCTCATCCCCGGCAACCGCTTCGAATATCTGGAGGCCCGCGCCGCGCTGGACGCGGTCGAGGCGGGCGAGCGCGACACCGACGATTTCCGCCCCGGCAGCCTCGACGTCCTCGCCCAGCATGTCATGGGCCTCGCCTGCGCCGCGCCCTTCCGCGAGGAGGAACTGCTGGCCGAAATCCGCTCCGCCACGCCCTACAGCGCGTTGACGGAGGAAGCTTTCGCCAATGTCCTCCACTTCATCGAGGGCGGCGGCTATGCCCTGCGCGCCTATGACCGGTTCAAGCGGCTGACCCACGATCCCGACGGGACATGGCGTGTTTCCCACCCCCGCTTCGTCCAGCAGCACCGCCTGAACGCGGGCATCATCGTCGACCAGCCGGTGCTGGACGTCCGCTTCGCCAACGGCCGGAAACTGGGCACGGTGGAGGAGGGGTTCGCCGCCACGCTCCGCCCCGGCGACAGCTTCTTCTTCTCCGGCATGGCGCTGGAGGCGGTGCGGATGGACACGACCGATCTGGTCGTCCGCGCCACGTCCAAACAGGCGCGCATCCCCACCTGGGGCGGCACCCGCATGGCGATGTCGACGCGCCTCGCCGACCGGGTCCGTCATTTCCTGGCCGAACCCGACCAGTGGAGCCGCTTCCCGGACGATGTCCGCGACTGGCTGGAGGTGCAGAAATATCGATCCGCCCTGCCCGAACCGGGGCAATTGCTGATCGAGACCTTTCCCCATGAGGGCCGCCACTATCTCGTCTGCTACAGTTTCGAAGGATGGAACGCGCACCAGTCGCTCGGCATGCTGCTGACCCGCCGCATGGACGCGCAGGGCCTGATGCCGATGGGCTTCGTCTCCAACGACTATGCACTGGCCGTCTATGGCCTGAAGCCGGTGACGGACCCGCAAAGCCTGTTTTCGGCCGACATATTGGATCATGAATTCATCCAATGGGTCGAGCAATCGAGCCTGCTCAAGCGCGCCTTTCGCGACGTGGCGGTGATCTCCGGCCTGATCGAGCGCCAGCATCCCGGCAAGCGGAAGACGGGGCGGCAGGTCACTTTCTCGACCGACCTCATCTACGACGTGCTGCGCAAATATCAGCCCGACCATCTGCTGCTGAAAGCCGCCTGGGCCGACGCCCGCGCCCGAATGACCGATGTGGGCCGGCTGGGCGACCTGATCGACCGCGCATCGGCCACCATGCTGCATGTCGATCTCGACCGGGTAAGTCCGCTCGCCGTCCCGGTGCTGATCCTCATCGGACGCGAGCAGGTCGCCCAGCATGCGGTGGAGGACGCCCTGCTGATAGAGGCTGAAGCCCTGGTGGCGGAGGCCATGCGCCCGGATTGA
- the trhO gene encoding oxygen-dependent tRNA uridine(34) hydroxylase TrhO, giving the protein MKSAFTIAALYRFAAFDDPEAIARDLRLLCADLGACGTLIVAAEGINGTVAGNDRAIAALVAHIRTLPGCADLDVKYAHGDDPPFVRMKVKVKAEIVTLGAGDLDPAHQAGMHLDPADWNALIADPDTVLIDTRNAYEVAVGSFEGAIDPGTRSFRDFPAWFDDFAGKLREEGRKPRIAMFCTGGIRCEKSTALVRARGFEEVYHLRGGILRYLEEMPEEDSRWRGDCYVFDERVAVGHGLKAGDYVTCRACGLPHLRDAAHDCAADGSGVWPHRKQG; this is encoded by the coding sequence ATGAAATCCGCTTTCACCATTGCCGCGCTCTACCGTTTCGCCGCCTTCGACGATCCCGAGGCGATTGCCCGCGATTTGCGCTTGCTGTGCGCCGATCTTGGCGCCTGCGGAACGCTGATCGTCGCGGCGGAGGGGATCAACGGCACGGTCGCTGGAAACGACAGGGCGATCGCGGCGCTGGTGGCGCACATCAGGACATTGCCGGGCTGCGCCGACCTCGACGTCAAATATGCCCATGGCGACGACCCGCCCTTCGTCAGGATGAAGGTGAAGGTGAAGGCGGAGATCGTCACCCTGGGCGCGGGCGATCTCGATCCGGCGCATCAGGCGGGCATGCATCTCGATCCGGCGGATTGGAACGCCCTGATCGCCGATCCCGACACAGTCCTCATCGACACGCGCAACGCCTATGAAGTGGCGGTCGGCAGCTTCGAGGGGGCGATCGATCCGGGCACGCGCTCTTTCCGCGATTTCCCGGCCTGGTTCGACGATTTTGCCGGAAAGCTGCGCGAGGAGGGCCGCAAGCCGCGCATCGCCATGTTCTGCACAGGCGGCATCAGATGCGAAAAATCGACGGCGCTGGTCCGGGCGCGGGGATTTGAAGAGGTCTATCATCTGCGCGGGGGCATCCTGCGCTATCTGGAGGAAATGCCGGAGGAGGATAGCCGATGGCGAGGCGACTGCTATGTCTTCGATGAGCGGGTGGCGGTGGGCCACGGGCTGAAGGCGGGCGATTACGTGACCTGCCGCGCCTGCGGGTTGCCGCATCTTCGGGACGCGGCGCATGATTGCGCGGCGGACGGATCGGGCGTCTGGCCCCATAGGAAGCAAGGCTAG
- the pdeM gene encoding ligase-associated DNA damage response endonuclease PdeM → MVPLSFAGHDFLALPEAALFWPARSALLVADLHFEKASWFARSGQFLPPHDSQATLDMVEMLVQRTGARAVWSLGDSFHDADGAARLDPTARARLAALTDRLDWVWITGNHDAGMAQAPGGARCADMQVDGIWLRHEADPADPRPEISGHFHPKFRLSVRGRHVSRRCFVESRTKLILPALGALTGGLDAGHGEIRRVMGSGASALLPVAGRLLRFPLA, encoded by the coding sequence ATGGTTCCCCTTTCGTTCGCGGGTCACGATTTCCTGGCATTGCCGGAGGCCGCGCTGTTCTGGCCGGCGCGCTCCGCCTTGCTGGTGGCCGACCTGCATTTCGAAAAGGCGAGCTGGTTCGCCCGATCCGGACAATTCCTGCCCCCGCACGACAGCCAGGCGACGCTCGACATGGTGGAGATGCTGGTCCAGCGGACCGGCGCGCGGGCCGTCTGGTCGTTGGGCGACAGTTTTCACGATGCCGATGGCGCGGCGCGGCTCGACCCGACGGCGCGGGCAAGGCTGGCGGCGCTGACGGACAGGCTGGACTGGGTCTGGATCACCGGCAACCACGATGCCGGCATGGCGCAGGCGCCCGGCGGCGCCCGGTGCGCGGACATGCAGGTCGACGGCATATGGTTGCGGCACGAGGCGGATCCCGCCGATCCCCGTCCGGAGATTTCGGGGCACTTCCATCCCAAATTCCGCCTGTCGGTGCGCGGCCGCCACGTGTCGCGGCGCTGCTTCGTCGAATCGCGGACCAAGTTGATCCTGCCCGCTCTGGGAGCGCTAACGGGCGGTCTCGATGCCGGTCATGGGGAAATCCGCCGGGTAATGGGGTCGGGGGCGAGCGCCTTGTTGCCGGTCGCCGGTCGGCTGCTGCGTTTTCCCTTAGCGTAA
- a CDS encoding TonB-dependent receptor, translating to MKKSLWLISVGAIALGSSVPVAWAQDSGSAVDSENVNIIVTATRRASPLSDVPIAVSAVTSQAMQNSGATDIRALNQLAPSLLLSSTGTEANASARIRGIGTVGDNPGLESSVAVFIDGVYRSRTGAGLNELGEIERVEVLRGPQGTLFGRNASAGLINIISKAPEFTLGGKAEVTYGNYDYWRLAGRVTGPVTDKLALSLDGVWSKRDGFYDLVNASGAQVGETNDRDRYFLRGQALFQPNDALSIRLIGDYTHRDESCCGAPYIETRERRPVAGGGYSTAPFNRIAAILAGQGSVFGADPYDRDLTITAGRNYVSKLKDWGVSGEINYDLGGTKLTSITAYRHYKSQDYGDYDYGGADLLYRDPNTHRQFKTFTQELRAQGSAFNDVLDWLVGGYYAHEKLTLEDNIVFGADYGRFAACRLMAGASVNSNLTAAQLAACGSGLATQALITGTQAQLNGGLILAGVPVLQAGAISTGLGNGLRALAAIPSGTGDVASLYHQKSENWALFTHNIVHITSQLDLTLGLRYTHESKRFSADFNNNNATCAALQASSLPAIATNAQLGSAAALAGGILTLGCLGNGSTGLNALDLNDKISDGEFSGTAVLSWKPIQELLVYGSYSKGYKAGGYNLDRFQLGSTGLNAVPAVFAPRTNADVTSLRFAAEKVDAFEVGLKYTQPKWSANIAAFRQEFKNFQLNTFNGTSFVVQNINGCDGALTAARTCAGGDVGPGLISQGVELELSATPARNVRVAGGFTYARAKFANRLVGSSNGTVPLDPALFLLPGSINSQAPEVVTTVSAAWTPSLGSNGLSALFYVDGRMSSDFNTGSDLFPEKRQDGYAVFNARVGIRGPQQRWAVEFWGQNIFNQDYSQVAFSTPLQSSSPSTSTTGQFALGAPMANQLISAYLAEPRTYGITLRGSF from the coding sequence ATGAAGAAAAGCCTTTGGCTGATTTCTGTCGGTGCCATTGCATTGGGCAGCAGCGTTCCGGTCGCATGGGCGCAGGACAGCGGATCAGCCGTCGATTCCGAAAACGTCAACATCATCGTAACCGCGACCCGACGCGCCAGCCCGCTGTCCGACGTGCCGATCGCCGTGTCCGCCGTGACGTCGCAGGCGATGCAGAATAGCGGCGCGACGGACATTCGCGCGCTCAACCAATTGGCTCCCTCGCTGCTGCTCTCCTCCACGGGGACAGAGGCCAACGCCTCGGCGCGCATCCGCGGCATCGGCACGGTAGGCGACAATCCGGGGCTGGAAAGCTCGGTCGCGGTGTTCATCGATGGCGTTTATCGCTCCCGCACCGGGGCCGGCCTCAACGAACTGGGCGAGATCGAGCGGGTGGAGGTGCTGCGCGGCCCCCAGGGCACGCTGTTCGGGCGCAACGCGTCCGCCGGCCTCATCAACATCATCAGCAAGGCGCCGGAATTCACGCTGGGCGGAAAGGCCGAAGTCACCTACGGCAATTATGATTATTGGCGTCTGGCGGGCCGCGTCACCGGGCCGGTCACCGACAAGCTGGCGCTCAGCCTGGACGGCGTCTGGTCGAAGCGGGACGGCTTCTACGACCTGGTGAACGCCAGCGGCGCCCAGGTTGGGGAAACCAATGACCGCGACCGTTATTTCCTGCGCGGGCAGGCATTGTTCCAGCCGAATGACGCGCTCTCCATCCGCCTCATCGGGGATTATACGCATCGCGACGAAAGCTGCTGCGGCGCCCCCTATATCGAGACGCGGGAACGCCGCCCGGTCGCGGGCGGCGGCTACAGCACGGCGCCCTTCAACCGGATCGCCGCCATCCTGGCGGGGCAAGGCAGCGTCTTTGGCGCCGATCCCTATGATCGCGACCTCACCATCACGGCCGGCCGGAATTATGTGAGCAAGCTCAAGGATTGGGGCGTTTCGGGGGAGATCAACTATGACCTGGGCGGGACCAAGCTGACCAGCATAACCGCCTATCGCCATTACAAGAGCCAGGATTATGGCGATTACGATTATGGCGGGGCCGACCTGCTCTACCGCGATCCCAACACCCATCGTCAGTTCAAGACCTTCACCCAGGAACTCAGGGCGCAGGGATCGGCCTTCAACGATGTGCTCGACTGGCTGGTCGGCGGCTATTATGCGCATGAAAAGCTGACGCTGGAGGATAATATCGTCTTCGGCGCGGACTATGGCCGCTTTGCCGCCTGTCGCCTGATGGCGGGAGCGAGCGTCAACAGCAATTTGACGGCGGCGCAGCTTGCCGCTTGTGGCAGCGGGCTTGCGACGCAGGCGCTGATCACCGGCACGCAGGCGCAGCTTAACGGCGGCCTCATCCTTGCCGGCGTTCCAGTCTTGCAGGCCGGGGCGATTTCCACCGGCCTGGGCAACGGTCTCCGCGCGCTGGCGGCGATCCCATCTGGCACCGGCGATGTCGCCTCGCTCTACCATCAGAAAAGCGAGAATTGGGCGCTGTTCACCCATAATATCGTCCACATCACCAGCCAGCTCGATCTGACGCTGGGCCTGCGCTACACCCATGAAAGCAAGCGTTTCTCGGCCGATTTCAACAATAACAACGCCACCTGTGCGGCCTTGCAAGCGTCCAGCCTTCCCGCCATCGCAACCAATGCGCAGCTCGGCAGCGCGGCGGCCCTGGCGGGCGGAATCCTGACCCTGGGTTGTCTCGGCAACGGGTCGACGGGGCTGAACGCGCTCGACCTCAACGACAAGATCAGCGACGGGGAATTTTCCGGCACCGCCGTCCTGTCGTGGAAGCCGATCCAGGAATTGCTGGTCTATGGCAGCTATTCGAAGGGCTATAAGGCAGGCGGCTACAATCTCGACCGCTTCCAGCTCGGATCGACGGGCCTGAACGCGGTGCCGGCCGTGTTCGCGCCGCGCACCAACGCCGACGTGACCAGCCTGCGCTTCGCCGCGGAAAAGGTGGACGCGTTCGAAGTGGGCCTGAAATATACCCAGCCCAAATGGAGCGCGAACATCGCCGCCTTCCGGCAGGAGTTCAAGAATTTCCAGTTAAACACCTTCAACGGCACCAGCTTCGTCGTGCAAAACATCAATGGCTGCGACGGGGCGCTGACGGCGGCGCGGACCTGCGCTGGCGGTGATGTGGGACCGGGCTTGATCAGCCAGGGCGTGGAACTGGAACTGTCGGCAACGCCGGCGCGGAACGTGCGGGTGGCCGGGGGCTTCACCTATGCCCGCGCCAAGTTCGCCAACCGCCTGGTCGGCAGCAGCAACGGAACGGTGCCGCTCGATCCGGCGCTGTTCCTGCTGCCGGGATCGATCAACTCCCAGGCGCCCGAAGTCGTGACGACAGTCAGCGCGGCCTGGACGCCTTCGCTTGGTTCCAACGGCCTGTCGGCGCTCTTCTATGTCGATGGGCGCATGAGCAGCGACTTCAACACCGGGTCCGACCTGTTCCCCGAAAAGCGGCAGGACGGCTATGCGGTGTTCAACGCCCGTGTCGGCATCCGGGGACCGCAGCAACGTTGGGCGGTTGAATTCTGGGGTCAAAATATCTTCAACCAGGACTATAGCCAGGTCGCCTTCAGCACCCCGCTGCAGTCGAGCAGCCCGTCCACCTCGACCACCGGCCAGTTCGCCCTGGGCGCACCGATGGCGAACCAGCTCATCTCCGCCTATCTTGCCGAACCCCGCACCTACGGCATCACTTTGCGCGGGAGTTTCTGA
- a CDS encoding YggS family pyridoxal phosphate-dependent enzyme, whose amino-acid sequence MTTDSIEAADRLAADRLAGIRAAMGRAASLTGRTADDITLIAVSKTQAADAIRPLIAAGQRVFGENRVQEAESKWPALRDEHDGLQLHLVGQLQSNKAADAVALFDVIHSLDRRSLLTALARAMDAADRRVPCFVQVNIGAEPQKGGCPIADVPALIRSARDAGIPLLGLMCVPPADIEPAPFFALLAKMAREEGLEGLSMGMSGDYETAIMLGATHIRVGTALFGERPAARPTPGSGRGMIRNSRAK is encoded by the coding sequence ATGACGACCGACAGCATCGAAGCCGCAGACCGGCTGGCCGCGGACAGATTGGCCGGGATACGCGCCGCCATGGGCCGCGCCGCCAGCCTGACCGGCCGCACCGCCGACGACATCACCCTGATCGCCGTGTCGAAGACGCAGGCGGCGGACGCCATCCGCCCGCTGATCGCGGCGGGCCAGCGGGTCTTCGGCGAGAACCGCGTGCAGGAAGCGGAAAGCAAATGGCCTGCCCTGCGAGATGAGCATGATGGCCTTCAACTGCATCTGGTCGGTCAGCTCCAGTCGAACAAGGCGGCCGATGCGGTCGCGCTGTTCGACGTCATTCATTCGCTCGACCGCCGGTCGCTGCTGACGGCGCTTGCCAGGGCGATGGATGCGGCGGACAGGCGCGTGCCCTGCTTCGTTCAGGTCAATATCGGCGCGGAACCGCAAAAGGGCGGCTGTCCGATCGCGGATGTGCCCGCGCTGATCCGCTCGGCGCGGGATGCGGGCATTCCGCTGCTGGGCCTGATGTGCGTGCCGCCGGCCGACATCGAACCCGCGCCCTTCTTCGCGCTGCTCGCCAAGATGGCGCGCGAAGAGGGGTTGGAGGGACTCTCCATGGGAATGTCGGGGGACTATGAAACCGCGATCATGTTGGGCGCTACGCACATCCGCGTCGGCACGGCCCTGTTCGGGGAGCGCCCTGCCGCCCGCCCGACGCCGGGGAGCGGCAGGGGCATGATCAGAAACTCCCGCGCAAAGTGA